Part of the Salminus brasiliensis chromosome 2, fSalBra1.hap2, whole genome shotgun sequence genome, TGTACACTGGAAATAATGGCACCTTAGATGTATATGATTGGAATAtgtcacataaataaataatattacagCAACACAAGCACTAAAGTTATTACTGCACTTACTTTACAACTTTGCAATACCTTTCCCAATTCAAATCATATACATTAATACAAATGTCCATTTGTTTCAGTGTACAAATGAGTACAAAAGTGTTACACTAACTACACTGCCCTTTTCCACCCTGACATAAAAGGTGTCTTGATCCTAATGGTGAATTTGATTTTAACTGAAGGTCGTACAAAAGTTATAAAAGTTAGGCTAAAAAAGTGGACTAAAAGCTGGTAGAATGATCAAGCATAAATCTTACAGCAGCAAGTCATGGAAAGTCTCTTAAAAAAAGAGGCATCTTCAAAAATAAGGGCTTCAACAGTAGGGTGACAAAACCAGAAGTCATTCCATTCAACGTCGCCTGAACGCAACAGCTTCAGGTCCAAAGCAACATGATGTTGAAGATCCAGTTAGGTTGAAACCACAGATATAAACTGCGTTGTCCTGTAAAGAAGAAAACAAGCTCATGATCCTGATGTTTTATACCTTACAATATTGTACACTATCAGTCTTCCATAATCTGTTATGTAAAGACCGTATGTCttcttattaaaaaaatattctatATAACATAGGACGAGATCACATACCATCTGGCGTGCTCATTCGTTTCACATGTCaggctctgtaaaaaaaaatatatataaataatatagaaaatatattatatatatgatataatttatgtttttattaatatctgtttgtttctttgtctgaACTACTAGTTTAGTGCTAAACTGCTGAACTAAGACCAGCACTCACCCCAGGAATATTTCTGAGGAGATTTTTTCATGTGTCTGACACTGCAGGCGTACTCCTCGTTCTTCTGAGGTGTGAAGGCTACGCTCCTGGTAAGGTGGAACTTCCAACCCTGCTCGAAGGCCAGGTCCGTCTGCTTGGCGTTGGGAATCTCCACTCCATTCTTCAGAAGCTCAATGCTGATATCTGGAGGGTGGAAGCCGCTCACATGGCAGATCAGGACGTTCTCTTTGCCAAACTCACCAGGACTGTAGCTGTACACCTGAACCTTAGGATGAGCTGAAGAAAAAAGGGCCCAAACTTGTTAAAACTAGCAGTTAATGGTGTAACTCCTCATCAACAAGTTTTGTTAATACTGTTTAAAGCTTCTTGTCATTCTAAATTATTTCTAGACACTTCTGTCTCCTGGATATGAGTGAATGAGTCATATTTTCGGAGATAGAATAATAAGGCCAAcaatttgaattttttttttctttctctcaaaCGGAATTCGagttatataatttataatggaGAATACTTGGTGGTACACAAACAGCTAGctgtattatttgtattgtactgcatttctaagcatatctaaaatctaaaaacacAGATTTAAAAGAAGTATTTATGAACCCACTTACATTCTTTTGCCTGTGTGCTGACATATAGGACGCAGGCCACCACAAAAGACAAGAGCAGCTTCATGTTTTCAGAGATTTAGTTGAGCTCGGCCACAGCAGTCTTCCTAGTGCTGATTGTTTCTGTGTATATATCGAAAGTACTGCAACATCTACTGTTAAAATGGAGGTCTGAACTCAGCCTTCACCATGCACTGGCCAATCACAAAATCCATATGCTATAGTTGCTGGGTAGAATGTCCTCAAGAAGGTTGTTGCTGGTGTAGTAACAAGCTCCCTCTCCTGGAAATACCCAAAGGTTCCATAATAAACCACTCCCAtctgtttttattactgtaaaacAGCAACATGAAAACATCTGATCACATGACGGAGATCAGGAGAAAATGAAAGCTAAACTGGCAGTCCTATTCAACCTCTTACAAAAAGTCTAATAAGGAAATGGAAGATTTTGTTGATCTTTCTTGTTTGTGttaatttctttgtttttaaatgaatgaattcctAATGAAATACACTATAGAAATAGTCTCAATCTTAGAAATGTGACTTCATATACTAACAGATGAGCAAAACTATGGATTTGCATCAATTCAACCCTCAGAAAACTCTTCAGATCAAGAGATTCTTATCTCTTCAATCATCTGTTCTCATTGTTTAGAAGTGTTGAGAAGGCAGACACAGACACATAGTAGGAGTTAGGCcttaaaactaataaaaacgCCTTTCTTGATATTTCTTAAAAGCATAAAACTGAGTAAAACTGAGTCAGTTAAGCTATTGGAAATACAGTCAGTCGTCAGACTTGACAATTTAACACAAGACACTCTTTAAGCTGTTTTAGTGAAATTTCACATATCGTCGCTGcccaatgaaaaacacatgaCTTTACAGAAGGCGGCAAAACGCcctttattttaaatagaagtcaatgtaaaataagagcttatttcaagtaatttagaacatttctattggtccattcatccagagttatttacacagtgtaccgaagcagctacagggttcaaaccataaaCTGAATGTACTTTATGTAGCTCTAACATAACATTGTAGAAAAGTGttgcttttattttacatttattagttGAACATTATTACCCTAGTATTCTGTGTGGGAGTAATTTAAAAATCACCCAATAATTACAATTTACTTAAATACTAAAGTACTGAGTAAATATTACTCAGTCAAGTATCTTAGAATCAACCTAGCTACTTAAAGCAAATAAATGGCATTTTAAGAAGACACAAAgaagacagcaacactatctatatatctctatttgttgtgatgttgtgatgCTAAAAACTAAATGCAGATCCATCAAAAAGGGAAAACAGCATGCTTCATTGTATGGCAAAACCCTGTTAgggttgtaaaactgcatcagGGCATGCATCTGTACTCTGCAACTAtatgtaaaaaggtaaaggtgcacatatttgtcactgtacactgtacagcgaaatgtgtcctgtgcatttaacccatctgtggcagtgaacacacacacacacacacacacacacacacacacacacacacacacactagtgaactagaggcagtgagtacacacacacccagagtggtgggcagagagggtaaagggccttgctcaaggtcccaacagtggcagcttgccgggcccgggaattgaacccacaaccctgttatcaatagcgctctaaccactgagccaccactgccccatggaCTATGAAAAGTGGGCAGGACAATGCTTACCAGGACTGTGTACTGCTGcataagtcatatttgtgtaaaatcctgtaataccgCCTCAGTCATCATGCTAATATCACTTGCAATGatgattctgtatctcttaAATGTCTAGAAATACATTTAAGCATTCTTCTTGAGTGGTGGTTCAAAGCGCAAAgccacttcccgactgtagggagagcccaggagcaaacaaATACAGACTCTTGCATAACACTCTCTTAACACATTTGCTTAGATTTACATAACAATTTTACTCTTAAttcaacatttctttatttttgaggGCATGAACTGCTGTAGTACATTCAACACAACATGTCGGTTGACTGCAAGAAACTCCCTAAAATAACACCAATAAAGTAACTTTATTGCACTACTTTAATGCAGCTCACTCAGGCCAGTAGTTCATGAttaaaaaatgttgaaaaaaccTTGGACCTTAGTAACTTTGCTACACCAGTATGATGTTAGACTATGGCCTACTGACCATATCAGATTATCAGACCATATTCTTAAAATCTTAAAGGTAAaatcttaaaatcttaaaactATTTTAACTTGGTATatctgaataatgagagttcgttACATGGAAGTGGATATAATAACCTCTAACCTCTCTTCATTGAAAAGAGAATCcggcagaaccaaaacagagctgtgaaaAACGGGCCAATACCAAAACTCCaaaactgaacacacacccagcccATTAGTGCCAGACTTGGCTAGATATTAGAAAATCGTTTTCTACATGAATCAGGCCTCGTAGCTGTGTTTctttttcctgtgccagtgtcctcGGGAGGGTAACACAAACTCAGCGAATAAGAAAGCTAGAACCAAGGAAGCAAGAAGGTATCCGTGCTAGGCTAAATCTGTAGCCGACTTGTTATTacctgtttttttcttcagagTCTGCTCTCTCATGCTAGGGTAACGAATGCTAGGGTTAAAGTTGacccagctacaatctcttcagctagttAACTGCACAACATGCCACAAAGGACACAGAGGACAGGAACACTATCTGGTCTATCTAACATCTATCTGTATATTATCTATTTGTTATGATGCTAAAAACTAAATGCAGagcctcaaaaaaaaaaaaacaaacaaacaaaaaaaaacagcatgcttcattgtaaggcaaaataacagggttgtaaaactaCATCAGGGAATTTTTTGCTTAGACCAGATCTCTACAGATATGTAATCAAGCAGGTATTGCTGTGTTTTTCCTTCACGCACAGTGAGGAAGTCCCATCAGACCAATCCAGATGTTGTTGCAGAACTCAAAACTCATCATGAAATGTGGACACAgtgtaaacatatatatatatatgggggggTGGTATTgcacatttacattaacatgtatttttacattgagggacctctgttccctgaacatgtgtgtgtatatatatagattgtGTAATAGCAACAATATCTAGCTTTTCCGACCAGTAATTTTTTTTGTGggctaaaaataaaagaaaaaaaaggagaacaattgttaaaaaaataaataataacatgcCAAAAAGTGAAGTCCAATCAGCAACTAACTGTTTTTTTACTGACTCTTTGGTAATTGGTCTACAATATATGCAGAATTCTATATAATTGTTCTCATTATAATAGTTATATAACAGTGTTATAACACCTCCACAAGTGTATGAGCCATGAGTTCAGTGTCGCAGTGTGAAAACAGACCGGCTGAATTGCTGAGATGTGTGATCAGAACTGGATGGACACAAGTCAACACATTTAGGAATCAGCAGAGTAAAGCCCAGTGTAGCTGTATCTATTAAGCTGCCATTTTGCACCTATAGCTCTGAGTTTCCCAGGCTTTGGAGCTGTGAGCCTTGGCTCTGAAGTTGTGGCATACCAAAGCAGCTCGGAGGCGCATGTTAAATGCGGCTTGGCTCGGAGGCCTGTTCCCCTTGCCGCAAACATTCCACCTTTACCCCAGTCACCATGGCTACCCAGAACAATATTATGGCACCATACTACGGGGAGACCTTgtaatgttttatagtgtttgtaAGGATCTATAAAAAGTCTACATATAGACTGCAGGCCTGTCTGCTATCTTACCCTGTGCAGTTCGTGCACTCATTCTTTATGGTATATGAACTGTAAAGGTGCGGGCTAAGATATTTTATATTCGTTTTGACATATTTTGTAACAAAAACAGATGTACGTGACAGGATGTGCTTTATTGCAGATGGAACGGCACCAACGTCAACAGAAAACGTGTCTCAAGACTTAAGAGGTAATGTGACAATGGTacgtgtttgtgtttttctttacgCATGAACAAAGTCACCGTCGTAGTCAGTCCACGCTTCTGAAAAGCAAGGAAGTGAAAGTGTTGTGAGGGCCATGCGCATAAAGGCAGTGAACGGTGAATTCCACTGACATCAGACCCACAAGAATGCGGCCTGTTACTGTTCCTGTGCACTTGATGGCAGCGTTGCACCAGCGTCGGCTTTTCTCTCCATGTTGCTCTGTGTTTGTAGTAAGAGGGGTTCAATTTCATGTGGTTATGAGTATTTGAACCAACAACAAAACTGTTTATGCATTGAAAATACAGTTGCAACTCTTTTAGGCCTCCATATTTTATGCTGTCATTTTAAGCCAGTTGCTGATTTTGAAGTTTCACTCAATGGATGGTTGAAAAAGTGAGCTAGGGAGTTGACGTAAATTTGTGTCACCAAGTAAACCTGGCCTTCTGTAGGGTGCAATTCTCACCTGCTCACATTGGTTAAATTTACATCATTTTACAATAGTTTTTATCAGTTTTGGGCCAGATATGTATTTCCAAAATTTGTGTATGGTACAGGACTCCAAGAACTGAACATTTTGTCTGTGCCAGTGTCCCTGTAACATTAACTTACACTGAGCAAGTTAGGGGGCTAAAGCCAGGGAAGCTAGCAgatatccatgctaggctaattcCCTAGCCAACTGACTATTaccagattttcttttcagtgTCTGTTCCTTCAAAAACAAACTGCACTACATCTCAGACTAGACCTAACCACACATCAGAGGAGGAACTCAAAAGCACTGCACGAGGAAGCCAAACCCAAAGAAAGCAAGCGAGTACAGGGgtagaagaaaaaaattaaaaatatatgtatatcaaCTATGTGACTCACATTTTACTCACGTGAAGGTTGGAGGTGAGCTAGCAGGTTGAcgcaaaagaaaacaacaagaaaATGCATCTCATTTTAGAGTAACACGTTGAACATTCTTGCGTTTCTATAAGTATTGGGCTTAATAATGACCATTTTTTGCACaaacaccttgtatctccatttttgctgctttGCTTTTTGAAATAATGTGAATCTCGTAgttcttttttacattgtgcCAAACTTTCATgacaaaccaatagaaatgatccaaaatgaagCCTAtctacattgacctccattaaaATTTCAGTAGTGGGGcccagagtggtccagtggactaaagcgctgccactatgattcCATCAGTGGGATCTCTGGTTCCATCTGCTCCTTGCCATCATCaaccggagtcagagagagcacaattggccttgcagGTCCTCCCCACAttactcctagtgtgatgttaaTCAGCACAGGTATCTGTTAGCTATTGTATCTGAGCTGGAGCGCCACACGCTGGCTACTTAGAGATGCTGCATCAGCCACGATGATCAGAGGATTTCTGGTTCAAATCCAGGGTTcagctggccttgctctctcaggggtgggtttaAGGCACTTCCTCCCTACATAACTCcaagtgtgatgttggtcagcacaggtggcTGTTAGTTGTTGTGTCTGTGCTGAGGAGCCATGTTTTCCTCTGGCAACCtagtgatgttgcatcagcggcatttcgaaaagaggcagtgactagtttcacatgtgtcggaggaaACACGGTAGTCTTCACCCTTCTAGTGTTGGGGCGTTGCTAGTGATAGGAGGAATTCCTGGTAGGTCCCTGACCTACCAATTTGGCTAGAAAATAGGgtgaaattagaaataaatcatttaaaatatatgaatctccattgttttgttttttctttctcctataTAGAATATAAAAGCTTAGGTAGGTTAGATAGCTGTAGGTTcccaggtcattttggaccCCTAGTTCCCAGCTGGCCCCAGTTACACTGTTGAGTGTTAATTAGGagcctgtgtgtttctttacaATGAACCATCTCATATTAAAACCACTCTAAATACCAAAACACACTGTTAGCAACTTCCCCCATTTACTTTTTGAACTCTCTGGAATTCTCCTTTAAGAAACACAACCCCCATTTTGCTCGTTTTACATATTAAGTGCAAATGTGAGCTGTATGGAATGGAACACGATATCTCTGGCCATTACTCTACACATCTGTACTTCTATTAAACAGTGCAACGGCGCGCTCTCACAAAGGCTGGTGACAGAcaccctagagagagagagtgagtgagagagagagtgagtgagagagagaaagagagagagagagggagagagaaaacgaCCCATTGTTTCGCACCTGTTTCACTTTTCATGTCTATATCTACAGTAGGCCACAAATCTCAGGGCTGACGTGGGTGGAGGTGTAGTCCACGGGGGCAGCGCATGTGGTAACATTCACCTCCACATAAAGGCTTCAGCAGAGACCATAACAAAGGCTTCAAAGTCTGGGGGAACGACTCCTCGCTGCAGACGCCGCAGGCGCACCGGTCCCCAGCTTGTTTGACCTTATGCACAAGAACAGCCATGTACAGTGTATTAACCGCTTAACAAAGATAACTAGACGTTTACACAACAGCTGGACTGAACTGTGAGTAATTCCCCTGGCCTAAGAAAGGCACCAGGCATGTCCTGTGTCCTGTAGCTGTGGTCTGCACAAGCTAAACATCAATATCTGGCTTTTTATTactgatgtttttctttaatggaTTGATTCTGCGAGATATGATCAAGCGGTTTTAGGCATAATTGTTGAACAGCATTTTTATAAGCCTATTCTCAAATGTTAGTTGGGATGCACCGATGCAGGAAATGTGTGCTGATATGTGGGCCAAACATTTTTTATGTATgcacgctatatggacaaaagtattgggacaccgacTCATTCaaagtttcttccaaaatcgagggcactgaaaaaaaactgattatcctgcttttgttggagtaactgtctctactatccggGGAAGagggctttgtactagattttggagtgagcattgctgtgaggatttgattgcattcagtgacaagagcaaaACCTAgcaagatcaggatgttggaggatctccaccccacttcattcccaactcccaaacCATCCCAAACATAGTGGATttagcaccatcattccagagaacacagttccactgctccacagctcaatgctggggggctttgtacccctctagtccacacctggcattagacagcatggtgaaGTTAATGTtcatctgccccagagagtcctattatattgacagtacttctctacaggaactagacaagctgtgtgtgtatgtgtctgtgtgtgtgtgtgcatttgcacgtctgtttcagcaatgcgtgcaaataaaaatgtcatttattcgatggcgtgtccacaaacatttggacatatagtgtactgaATGAGAAGTACAGGTAATACTGGGCTTCCTTAAGGGCGTTAATGGAGATGGTTATTGCATTTATTCTATTATGGGTTTTTATGAGTGATCTGCGTGTCTCATGTGCTTGAGacatttttcacagcactgtacacATATTTACTTTATGGGTGGACATTTTTCAGTGACCAGTGACCACACCGCTGGGAAAAACATGCAGCTGCTATGCTTGTTTTGTGATCTTTTATGAGACATTGTAATGTTGCCATGCAGAAAGAAGGAGTCCTATTATGCGTGGTATTGTTGCTATTAAGTATGGACCACTTTCAAGCATTTCTCGTGAAACCCTGGAGCTGTCCGACCGCCTGCAAAGGGAGCTCCTCGCGTGCAGGAGAAGGCCCGAGAACACTGAGCTGGGAGAGACGGAGGCTCCAGCCGTGCGGTCTGGACAGGCCGCCAAGTCTGTGCTTCGTTAAAATGAGGTCATTTACAAAACCAGGGAGGAAGGAGGAAGGGGGGTAGTGGAGGAGGGTGGCAAAATGAAACCAAAATGACTCACAGAGAGTGTGATCCAAAGAAGGGAGTACGAgtggagagaggaggaagaagaggaaatcGTTCCTCGATGACTGGGCGAGTGTGGCCGAGATGTGTGCGGTGGCACGCGAGCCCACAGCCGGTGACGGTGGGATGAGTCAGGACCGCCCGCATGACTCAGGGCCAGTGTCTCCCAGAACAAACAGGCCTGTAGACACACCCTCGAACAGgagcacgcgcacacacacacacatacacatacactcaaTGCAAAAAAATGCACCCTAGTGTGACTCAAGCATTTCATAAATAGTGCAGTTCATAAACATTTCATTGACATCCAGCCGCTGTCGAGTGGGAATGCTGTGCACTGGTTGGGAATCACTGTTCCAAAGAACAGTGGAATGATTGCTTGTTGTAGTAGCTTTCTTTTGACCAGCTTTCCACCAAAATGACATTTACTGCTGAAAATTATTTGTATTCCTTTGACTTCCCTGAACATTTGACCTCTTTCCATGTTGAAAGAGCTTAAAAAAGGGGCAGCATTACTTCTAAAAAcaccctcatctcctcctcAGTGGAGCTGCACCTCTCCACCACATGGTTTGTGTTTGTTATGAAAGCGACATAAACATTTAAATCACTGattttctgtgtaaatgtgttctttttagtaaaggaaatgtttttaaagaagGTTTCCACAGCATTTCAGCTATAGAGGGTATGGATGAGAGCAACGCATCCAGGTATTTGCCTTTGCGTAATACCCCATCTCCATTTTTGGATGAAAACAGTCACTCTAATTTGAATGGTGGTAAATACAAATTTAGTTGCATGGAATAGGCATTCCTGCTGAGTTACAGCTTTTTGGAGTCCAACACCTATGGACAGCCAGGCAAAAAATGATACCACGTGATTGTCAGTCAAAGATCATCGAAAAAGAAATAGAAGGGCTGAGTGTCCTTTCAGTATGGCGCTGTCGAAGTGGATGAACGTAACTACCCAGTATGTTGtactaaacatttacatttgttgATTAATTTCATCGGTTAAGAGTCGATTGCCTATACTTTTATTATTGTGGAATTAATGCAGCATGTAGACCTTCTTTAAATTTGTCTTATTTAaatcctaacattaacctagatcctaaccctacccttaaatccaccctaaatcctaacccaaccctaatcttGCCCTTGaaccaaccctaaatcctaaccttaacctaaatcctaaccctaaccttacctctGAAtccaccctaaatcctaatcctaaccttacccttaaatcaaccctaaatcctaaccctaaccttacccttaaaatcaaccctaaatcctaatcctaaccttacccttaaaatcaaccctaaatcctaaccctaaccttacccttaaatcaaccctaaatcctaatcctaaccgtaCCCttaaaatcaaccctaaatcctaaccctaaccttacccttaaaatcaaccctaaatcctaaccctaaccgtaCCCttaaaatcaaccctaaatcctaaccctaaccttacccttaaatcaaccctaaatcctaaccctaaccgtaCCCttaaaatcaaccctaaatcctaaccctaaccgtaCCCttaaaatcaaccctaaatcctaaccctaaccttacccttaaatcaaccctaaatcccaaccctaaccttacccttaaatcaaccctaaatcctaacct contains:
- the LOC140549455 gene encoding beta-2-microglobulin-like, with the translated sequence MKLLLSFVVACVLYVSTQAKESHPKVQVYSYSPGEFGKENVLICHVSGFHPPDISIELLKNGVEIPNAKQTDLAFEQGWKFHLTRSVAFTPQKNEEYACSVRHMKKSPQKYSWEPDM